The genomic segment CAGGGCAAGGCCTTTATCGCCCAGTTCCTGCGGATCAAGATAGCGGCAGACCTGGCCGAAACCACAACCGGGACTAAAGACGGCGACGAAACAGAAAATGCCCCCCTTGGCACCCGCGACATGTTGGCCCTGCTGCATCAGGGCCACACGCTTGAGATCGCCGGGTACCATCTCCCCCCCGCATTGGCTCTGCCCCTGCTGGAGATGTCTCTTACCAGCTTTGCGTTGCCGCCAGAGACTAGAATAGACTGGTTTGATGTGTCCCCATCGCATACTGCTGGAATCAGCCCGGCGGCCCGGCGGGCCATAGAAGGCTGGCATAAACAGGGGCTCGACGCCACCGCCCACAGCGTTAAGGATGTACAGTTCTGGGCCCTTCAGGAGCCGGAATGGGCCAAAAATCTGATTGAAGAGACCTCAAAGGTCATGATGGAGATGACGGACCTATCGGAGGTGGCCTCATGTTAAGGGCAAGACCATGACGGAAACCGCCTTCTGCTTTAAAATCGCCGGAGACGAGGTTGTCGGCATTATTCATACCCCGGACCGGCCGACCACGGACACCGGGCTGCTGATTATTGTCGGAGGGCCGCAATACCGGATCGGCGCCCATCGTCAATATGTGCATCTGGCCCGCCATTGCGCTGCCGCCGGCATTCCGGTGATGCGCTTTGATTATCGCGGCATCGGGGACAGCACGGGCCATTATCCCGGTTTTCAACAGGTCACGCCAGATATTCATGCGGCCATTGATGAATTTCTCAACCGGTGCCCGGCCATCAGGACGGTGGCCGTCTGGGGCCTGTGTGAAGGCGCTTCGGCCTGCCTTTTGGGCACACAGGAACATCAGGCTGTCAGCCGCCTGATACTGGTCAATCCATGGGTCCGCTCCGACAGTGGTGAAGCCAGGGCCTATGTCAAACATTATTATCTGGCCCGCCTGAAACAACCGCAATTCTGGAACAAGCTGTTTTCCGGAAAGCTTGACCTGGGCCAGG from the Luteithermobacter gelatinilyticus genome contains:
- a CDS encoding hydrolase 2, exosortase A system-associated, whose amino-acid sequence is MQPFFFNSTAGQLFGNYFPATDDCEAKGDILFFPPFAEELNRSRHMISRQARAFNRLGYGVLLVDLFGTGDSAGSYAESSWEIWIQDMKTACDWLVNQKSRPIAFWALRSGALLAADLVQRYPQLACHLLLWAPVSQGKAFIAQFLRIKIAADLAETTTGTKDGDETENAPLGTRDMLALLHQGHTLEIAGYHLPPALALPLLEMSLTSFALPPETRIDWFDVSPSHTAGISPAARRAIEGWHKQGLDATAHSVKDVQFWALQEPEWAKNLIEETSKVMMEMTDLSEVASC
- a CDS encoding hydrolase 1, exosortase A system-associated; protein product: MTETAFCFKIAGDEVVGIIHTPDRPTTDTGLLIIVGGPQYRIGAHRQYVHLARHCAAAGIPVMRFDYRGIGDSTGHYPGFQQVTPDIHAAIDEFLNRCPAIRTVAVWGLCEGASACLLGTQEHQAVSRLILVNPWVRSDSGEARAYVKHYYLARLKQPQFWNKLFSGKLDLGQAIRGFLSNLVRMFRPAPPLSGTPLQKPKTSATEKTTEDFSARMCEGLARFSGRVLLIQSERDLVAREFDDLIRRSPSWRTLFKTRKIDRVDIAETDHTFSSEKWRQAAAETTSRWILSE